Genomic window (Capsicum annuum cultivar UCD-10X-F1 chromosome 10, UCD10Xv1.1, whole genome shotgun sequence):
AGGACCTGCTTCGCccttacaaaagaaaagaaacaattctcaaattgacaaaaataaaatagtccacACATCAAGCGCACACAATTTGAGTAAATGTCTCTCTATAATCTGTCTTTGTGAAGGCAAAACTGAAGCTGTGCACATCGGTTAAGTCACGCAATTTGTGAAGGCAGAACTGTTTTCAATGTTTTAAGTCACGCACACTTTAAAACGACTTGTCTATGCAATATTAAGTTTAATGACATGAGTTTCAACAAATACAAATTACCAAGGACCTGCTTCGCCCTTACAAAAGAATAGAAACAATTCTCATattgacaaaaattaaataatcttcaCATCAAGCGAGCGCCATTAAGTAAATGCCTCTCTATAATCTCCGTATCTATGAATGCTAAACTAAAGCTCTGCATAGGGGACAATCTTTCTTCATCAACAACCATTGTTTGATGCAACCGACATGATACTCGTGTCCACACTGCAATGACCCTATAACCTTTTCATGCTCAAATTCAGAAAGACATATAGCACAGATTTCTGATGGTTCAACACCAGCAACTACTTCGCGATCGACTTCGTCTGTAGCAGGAGCATAATGAGTACTTATAGTCAAATACTTCAACACGCTGTCATCGCCCTCCTTCTCTTCAAGACAATAGTAATAGTAGCAATTAATGAAGTTCAAACAGCGATACCGCAGAGAGCGAAAAGAAAAGCCTGAAGTTCTCTCCTGATCAGTCATGTTATTTGTATTCACTAACATATTTCCACTAGTCTCGTTCGACTCAGTAGCTACAGAGACATCATCAATTGGACTATGACTGTTTACAACAATTGATGGTAAGACTGTATCCACAGGATTGTTCGATGGAAGAGGAGGTTGATCGGAAACAACGGTTTGATCCTGAAATTGTGGAACAAAGTTCTCATTATGATCAGTTGTTGCATAAGAACCATCAAACAAAAACGATAAATAATCATTTTCTGGATCATTATGAACTCTGGGATGCCGTATAGAAGACTGATAACTAGGGAGTCTTGGAGTGTTACGCGGATAATAGCCTCGTTGtcgttgttgatgatgatgtgtGTGATTACGGAAAGAGCGATGATTTTGCCTATAATTGCTCATAGTTTCTCTTTGACCAAGAAACAAAAAACAAATTTAAGTATTGTAATGAGAATATTTGAGCTGCAACAAAGTATAAATagagattttagtattcccaATTTAATTTGGATTAAGTTTAAGTCGACCTTAATTTCCATTGCGATGTTTTACTAAAAGCTTTTTTATTTGTATTCCTAGATTGGTTAGGTAAATAGGTTTCGGTTAGGGAAGCAATACAAAATTATATCCTTCCTAATATAttaaaaagttttctttctttcctttgaATATTTTTTTGCCGAGCAATcgtttttacttttttattttgctaACATCTGGCATTTCTCAACAAAAAAAGTTCTCTCTTtcctttgaataatttttttgccGAGCAAtggttttttactttttttattttgctaACATCTGGCATTTCTCAaataatatttgtaaaataaaagaTATCACCTATTGTTTGCACTCCTcctaagaaaaatattaactacATTTTAAATTGCTTAAATTAGTCTTCTCCATTTAATACTTATCTATTTTAcattatatattgatatttcttcatatttatgactaaaaataaaaattaaaaaaataaataactatgcATTGACATTGTGAAAATGACAAGTAGAGTATTAATGAAAAGGACAACTAACGAGGAATGAAGGGAGCATTAATTAGATCTCAACCATTAATATTCAACTCTTTTTGTGTGTTTTTAATCCACACAACATagatatacatagccaataaatACATGACATGTATttgcacaaaaaaataaataaatattccaTTCCATTTTAGTTGATCAtcgtattaaaaataaatattccatattagttgatcacttaCTAAGTCAGgatagaattaattatttttttctcattttacctCTACAATTAATAATATACATTAAACGTGAACAATTATAATTCCAATGTCCATCGTATGCTTAGTGAATAACATTATTAtgggtaaagggtaaaatagtaaaattaatcatttaatttataatttattaattatcatGTAAAATGAAATGTGCGCCCAACTAAAATAGGACAAGGGAGTATGTATTTGCACATGACTTTTAATACActaattactccctccgttcgcttttacttgtcCCTATTTTTCTAACttgattttcattattatttgttatttttgacaaatcaagaaaagacaattttCTTTTTCGTATTACATccttaacattaattttttttttcatttcaagacACACTAGTAAACATCATTTAAGATGGGTACGATGTAAAATAGTCATgtctataattatttttcttaataaatgtgccaagtcaaaatatgacaaataaaagCCAACATAGGGAATAATTAATATGCGCTCTAACTTTATTTAAATCACATAGATACGATAAATTTATAAGATTTGATATAAATGCTCGGTACAAATAAGGGAGTATTTACTTGGAGAATATCGTTATTTAATTCACGAAGGATAATTTACTCAAAATCCTTGTCTAGGTCATAAATTAACTTTAATACTCCATCATTTATAATTGTTGGTGGAGGtagcaatgatgatgatgataattgtTGGTGGAGGtagcaatgatgatgatgatgatgatgatgatgatgatgatgatgatgatagctgttgttggtatcaaagccatgacATATTTGTATACGTAGttgttatatatatgttcaaCACTTCTttcatcatgaatatcatgaGAAAACATAATATTGTTAAAAACAGTACAAAGAAGGAATATGATATGCCTCAATAATTGGATCTGCTTAATAAGTGGACGGTCCCAGATTAAACCCAGGGTAATGTACCAAATGGGTACTCTTGAAAAATTGGGTCTTAAACAAATTGTTAAGGCCACTGAGGAAACCCTCACTGTTGACAGCGATCATGTTACTTTCAGGTTATTATCTGAAAATGATTTAGCTCCATATAAAGAATCTTATAGATTCATGCATATTGGGTTAATCCAAGTCGCTTTTAAGCCAATAACCCTAAGAGGACTACCAGAAAGCTTTATAGCAGCTTTAAGAGATGGTAGAAATCAAGATTGGAAAAAGTCTCTCATAGGGATTGTCCAAACAAGCTTGACCTATAGCCCTATTTATTTTAATGCTTATCCTAATTTGATAATTTCGCTTAATGATGAGAATTCATTGAATGCTTTGATTTTGAGCATTAAATTGCATGGTTATAATTACATGCCCGATACTGAGGTTATATGTATTAGTTATAGAATTTACTATAAACCTCTTTATACTTTGAATCCTATGTGTAAAATGATGAATTTCAAGAGTGAAACTATTCTGAGGAAAATCAACTTTGCTAGGTCTAAAGTTGTTACTAGACGACCTATTATATGAGATGAAATTGACTTCTCGAAAGAATGGATTCTTGAGGATGCAGCTCCTCCTCAGAATAATCTCAATAGTAAGATAACGAAGGTAGAACAAATCGCTGATGGTACTGTTAAGATAAGATTTTCTGATTCTTTACCTCTAATAAATAGAGCTAATGATTTGCATATCACATCTGCATCGAGATTAACAAGATTAACATCACCTTATATATCTCCTATTGATTATATTGTTAATTTTTCATCTAGAGTTTCTACTTTTCAAATTAGAGAAAGTTCTAAAATGAATAATATCAGAATAGATAGCGATAATATTGCTAGTGCTATTTCTAATTTGGATCCAAAAAAATTCGAAATAAATTTTCCCACAGATTTAAAATGaatcaagataaaattaattttagtctGGGATCTCCAGCAAGGAAAAAGACCTCAAATGAGTTCTTTAAACTACGATGGAAACTtttcaaaagatgattttttcaaagttttaataaagaagaaaaaattactttttaggAAGAATTTTATAAAGATCTTTTTGCTCATAACATAATGATTGCATTTGTCCCTTGATTTATGGTCAAATATGTGGataattatattttcatgcttGCTAGGAATTTTAAATTGACTAATGGTGATATCATCATATCAGTCTTCCCTCCccaataattttttcaattagaaaaaggtaataaaatattttattttactgcTTCTGTTAAACTGATTGAGACTGATTCTGCTTTTGTTACTACTCAGCATGTTAATATGATGTTAAAACAGCATAATTATGCTAATATATATGTGAGCATTCTAGGAGAATAAATTATTTCTCTGCATGATAGAATGGATAATATTCTTTCTGTGATAAAGAAGATAGAGCTTAGTAATACTAAGCAAAAAAATAAGGACAAAGTTATTACTGCTACCTCTAGTATTCAGTCTCCACCTGAAATTAGAGATTTTAAGTTAAgtaatgatttaaaaaatatagaaaaattattgaaagaaaaattcaGTGGATTACGGATTAATCCTATTCATGGAGACAATATCGCAAAGGACAATAATGGTCCTACTGAGGTTAATAAGCTCTCAGAAAAATTTGCAAGAAAACCGACTTAGAAGATGTTTTATTATCAAAGGCctactcctcaagatgttctgttTGAAGAACAAGGATTGTATGTTCCTAACAGTTTTAGAGGGGATGAAATCTATGAATGAAATGTAGATGGTCTAAGTTATAGACAGATCTCTACAATGGTACATAGAATATTGATGTACTGTACAATCTGCAAGGCCAATCCTAAGAACAATGATAAGGCTATTGCTAAAATGATTACTACAAGTTTTACTGGACAGCTTaaaggctggtgggataattatcTCACATCAGGTCATAAAACCAAAATTATAGGGGCAGTAAAGACAGAGAATGGTTAGGAGGCCTTAAATACTGTCTATACTTTGGTTATTAGTATTATTGAGCATTTTTCAGAGAGATGGACGGATAATAGTGAAAGTATCATAACTTTGCTCCAAATTTGAGGTGCAAGACTCAAACGTCttttaggtggtataaagatattttcttatcaagAGTCATGAAACTACCAGAGAGTAATAACTCTTATTGAAAGTCTAAATTAATAGAtaattttttcatgttatttgctgaaaaagttagaaaaatcCTGAGAGGACCTAACCTGAGTATTAACTATGATGAGTACATATATGAGAGCTTGATAAATGTTTGTACTCAAGAAGGTTTAGCTTTGTGTAATGAGATTAATCTAAACCAACATGCTAAGAAGTATCATTTTAATGAGAGACAACAATTAGGAGAATTCTGTGAGCAATTCGCCATAAACATTCCCAAAACTTCTAAGGAGCCTTATAGGCACAAGAAGAAAAAATTCTTTAAAGATAGAAAGGGTGagagaattgagagaaaatataagataaaaaaggattataaattcaaaaaagattatAGAAAAGCCAAGAAGACTAATGCTTGCTAAAAATGTGGCAGAGTTGGTCACTTTGCAAAAGATtgcaaagtaaaagaaaagattaagagTCTTATCTTAGATGAAGAAGTTAAATACTCTTTATACAAAATATTGCTTAATTCCTTTCCTAAAAATTCTAGTCCGGATCATAGTGATAATGAGGAAAAATATTAGTCCACAGATGGAGATTTACGAGTCCTTCAATATGAAAATTATATGTCTCCAGAAGATGAATGTTTTCCCTGCCAACAAGGACAGTCTTGTACTaacaataaagaagaagatgttttTTATAACATCTACTCTCAATTTCAAGATttggaaataaatattttaaaagaagatAAATTAGCAGCTCTGATGAAAATGCTAAAAAACATAAACCAAGAGGATAACCAACTATCTACCAGTTATTCTCACAAAGAGGAGAAAATTTCTTGTATTCCCTTTCAAAAGAAACCTTATACCATGACAGAAGTTCATAAACTTCTAAAGGAAAGACAAAAGGTTGTCAATGTCCCTGCAACAATCCAAGACCTTTAGAATGAGATTGATaatctcaaaaagaaaatatcCTTTCTTAAGAATCACAATTTGGCTTTAGACAAATGGGTTTCTGCCTTAGAAAACCCAACTGTGGCACCTACTATAGTAAGCCCTACTCTTTCTTTGCCTGAGAAAGATTTCCTCTAAACTTTGGAAGCTGTtacccaataatatttttatgctaAGATAACTCTTTTAAtcgattaaaattataaaagagagTTTACAACTTTCATTGACAGTGGGGCAGGCTGTAATTGCATTCGAGAAGGATTGATACcttcaaaatattttgtaaaaatcaCTCATGTTGTAAGAAATGCTAGTGGTCATAAGATGAGGATAGAATAttaaaatccccaaatcatatgTTTGTCAGAATAAATTATGCATGCCAGAAACTTTCGTTTTAATAAAAGATATCAGTGATGAAATTATTCTAGAAAAATCTTGATTTGTGCATATATATTCCATAATTTGGTGGAATGAGAATGGTGTGATTGAcacttttgaaataaataaattaagtttGAATGGTGTGAACCACCCCATACAAGGTATATAAacctaataaagaaaaaatacttttcaaaactAAACAAATTGAtttcctgaaaaatgaaatttgcaGTTTAACTATTGATCAAACTCTTCAAAATTCTAAACtgattgaaaaaattgaattgttaaaaaattaattttcaatagaAATATGTGGAAACCATCCAAATGCTTTATGACAAAGGAAAAATCTTGTGGTTAATCTTCTATATGAAGAAACTTTTCAAGAGGCTAATGTCCCTACTAAGGCAAGACCTTGCCAAATGAATTCTAAATACTTAGAATTGTGTAAAAAAATTGATTCTCTTTTGCATGAAAGTCTTACACGACCTTCAAAATCTCTATGGTCATGCATGACCTTCTATGTTAATAAACATGCTGACCAGGAAAGAGGAGTTTCGAGGTTGGTTATAAATTATAAACCTCTCAACAAAGTCCTCAGATGGATCAGGTATCTAATTTctaataaaaaagatttattagacagattatatgatgctctaatattttcttaatttgatttgaAATCAGGTTACTAGAAAATCCAGATATTTGAAGCAGATAAATATAAAACTTCTTTTAATGTTTTAATAGGATAAtttgaatggaatgtcatgccatttggACTGAATAATGCTCCTTCAGAACTCCAGAACATCATGAATGAAATATTCATGCCCCATAGCAATTTTAtaattgtctatattgatgatatattggtgttCTCCAAAAATATCGAGACACATTTTAAATATCTGAATCTTTTCAAAAAGATCATTATACAAAATGGCTTAGTAATATCAAAgccaaaaatatttcttattcagACAAATGTAAGATTCCTCGGTCATAATATTGACCTAGGGAAATCATTCCTATTAATAGAAGTATTGAATTTGCTTCTAAATTCACAGATATTATAACAGATAAAATCCAATTGAAAAAGTTTTTGAATAGTCTGAATTATATCTCTCATTTTATAAAGGATTTGACAAAATACACAACTATCTTGTatgatagagaaaagaaaaatccaaatgCATGGACAGAGAGTCATACTCCCacagtaaaaaatattaaagcaAAGGTTAACAACCTACCATGCCTTACTTTGGCAAATcccaattgaaaaaaaattattgagactGATGCCTCTGATATTGGTTATGGTGAAATTTTGAAGCAATATTCCCCACAAAATAAGCAAGCctatattattcaattttattctGAAAAATGAAATGCCAGCCAAAAAAATTATGCAACTGTGACTAAGAAAATCCTTGCTATAGtcaaatgtgttttaaaatttcaaggcgATCTTAACCTTACCAACTGAATAGTTCTCCATGTAGAATTGTGTATTTTCTTTTCCACAAGAACCAattttcttgtttt
Coding sequences:
- the LOC107844504 gene encoding E3 ubiquitin-protein ligase MPSR1-like, whose amino-acid sequence is MSNYRQNHRSFRNHTHHHQQRQRGYYPRNTPRLPSYQSSIRHPRVHNDPENDYLSFLFDGSYATTDHNENFVPQFQDQTVVSDQPPLPSNNPVDTVLPSIVVNSHSPIDDVSVATESNETSGNMLVNTNNMTDQERTSGFSFRSLRYRCLNFINCYYYYCLEEKEGDDSVLKYLTISTHYAPATDEVDREVVAGVEPSEICAICLSEFEHEKVIGSLQCGHEYHVGCIKQWLLMKKDCPLCRALV